The sequence AGGCAGCGATTGAAGCTACTACTACACTTATTTTTTTAACAGTTATTTTTCTTTTCATTTTAGATTCTCCCTTATCTTTTAAAGCCTTGCTTACTAAATAGTCCAATTCTCCTGGAATGGGTGTCTCTAGATATTCTTTTTTAAGATGCTGCAAGTTTCTACGTTCCATTCTAGACCTCCTCACAATCACTTAACTTTATGCGCAACTTTTCAAGAGACTTGTATAAGCGGGTTTTTACTGTATTAACATTTTCACTAAGAACTTCAGCAATTTCCTCAATTTTTAAGTCTTCAAAATACCTTAATATCACTACTGTACGGTATTTGTCAGGTAAATTATCTAATGCTTTTTGCAAGTCAAAATCCCCATAATCATCAGCTTTTCCGAAGTCCAAGCTAGTCAAGACTTCTTCGTCTACAAAATCAATCTTCCTTCGTTTCCGCAAAAAGTCCAGTGAAGTATTAACCACTATTCTGTAAAACCAAGTCTTTATGTAATTAGGATTTTCTATTAAATTCTTAGATGAAATTGCTTTATATATTGATTCCTGCATAATGTCTAAAGCATCATCAACGTTCTTAACATAACTAAATGCCAATCTATAATGATTTTCTTTGTATTTAACAGCATGCTCTGTTATTTGTTCTTCTAAAGAGTTTATTTTTATTAAGGCCAAGCTATACCCTCACTTCTGTTTTAGATGCTTATCTTAACCACCTTATATTTTATAGACGTCTGTAAGTAATAAAAAGTTTTTTAATTTCAAAATTAATCCGCTTCATTAAAATATGGACACAGTCTTTTTTAAAGACTTCCCCACTAATCAATAACCACCAATCGATTGGAAGGAACTTCTTTTGATATTTACTTATATAAGATTTAATATATAATATAAAGTGAGGGTTTCTTTGGGGGAATCTCACCTTAATTAAATAGTTTTATTATAAGCGGCTATCTTAGATGCGATTGTCGCTCAATTTTATTTGAAACTGAAAGGATAGGAAAATGAACAGGGCAATTGATATTACATTTAAGGATCGCGATCGAATACTTAAGCTTATTGAAAAAGAAAAAGAATTCGGCACGGAAAAAAATAAAGGCTATTTAAAAGACCTTGAACAAGAACTAAAGCGAGCAAATATTGTATCCTCAGAGGATATACCACCTAACTCCATAACAATGAACTCTAAAATTATCTTGAAGGATTTAGATCTAGGGGAAGAAACAACATATACCTTAGTATATCCTGGAGAAGCAGATTTGTCAGAAAACAAAATTTCTGTACTTGCACCTATAGGAACAGCTATACTAGGATTCAGAGAGGGAGATGAAATTGACTGGAAGGTTCCGGCGGGAATCGTTAAACTAGAAGTCAAAAAAATAATTTACCAACCTGAGGCAGCTGGCAACTACGAGTTGTAAAATACGATTCTATTCATAAAAATCATACAAATTTGATACCCCTAAAAAGTAAGGTACCGTCTGTTAATTGCTTAACGACAGTACCTTATTTTTACATAGGTAAGGTTTAAAGCCTTGCCGTACAAGGCTTCAAACCGATCTATTTTTTGTTTTAATTATTGCTACTTGTTTCTCACCGCCGCCTGAGCTGCTGCTAACAAAATAGTACAATCTCATTTTTTCACATTATGGAACACTTCTTACAGCTATTGATATATAAGGGGTTATATATCAATAGCTGTAATGAACAAATGGGAATAGGATTTGATTTCTTCCTTTCAAGCTATATTCCATTCAGCTTTTAAGATGATTTTACTCCTCGGGTACTCCGTACCCCTCAGGTGCAGGAATACCCTTTTCGGCAGCCCGGCTAACTTCTTCCCACTCCTTCCAGGCAACTATTCGTTCCTTAAACGTATCTATAGCTACATCGTAGACCATACTGCCAAGAATAAGCCTTAGAGGAGGATTATCACTATCCACTAATTTCATAAGCGCTTCTGCAGCTAGGTAAGGATCGCTATCCACCGAATCCTCTGAATACTGACGAGCCAGTTCCTCACGAAGGCTTCCGTAAGATTCTAGGGGATTGCTGTAATTCATCGTGGTGTACAAGTTTGTCCAGTACCCACCAGGCTCTACCATGGTGAGCTTTATCCCGAAATGAGCTGCTTCCTTAGCCAGAGCTTCGCTCATGCCTTCCAGAGCAAATTTACTTGCACTGTAAATACCACTCATAGGACCCGAGACAATTGCACCAATACTAGAAATCTGTACGATATGTCCGGAGCCTTGAGAACGTAAATAAGGCATTACTGCCTGACAGACCCAAAGAGCCCCAAAAAAGTTTGTCTCCATCAGATTTCTGATATCAAATTCGCTTAGTTCTTCAATCATGCCCAGGGTCAATATGCCCGCGTTATTAACAACAACATCGAGGCGCCCAAAATGCTCTACTGCTAATTCAACTGTGGAAAAAACAGCTTTTCTATCTGTTATATCCAACTTTAATGGCAATAAAGTATCCTGATACTCTTCCTTTAGCTTTTCCAGTTTGCCGGTAGTTCTCGCGACTGCTACAACCCTATCCCCAGCCTTCAGAGCGGAACGGGTGAATGCATATCCCAGACCCTTACTAGCTCCGGTAATGAACCATACTCTTTTATTTTCATCGCTATGTGTCATAATATCTAATCTCCTTTATTATTTGATTTATTCATTGATGCTAGTTCAAAATTGAAATAGAACATTAAGTGTCCTTCTTTTCTAGCGCATTTTACTCGCCTCCTTTACGAAAAAAATTAAAAGCACAGGCTAACTGCCTGTGCTTTTAAGTAATCGAGAGAAGAAGTCAATAATCAAAGAAGTCCCTTGTTTCACAACGTTATTATTTCAATTATTATCACTCATTTTTAAGAAATAAAAGGATAGAGTTGTCTCTATCCTTAAAAGAATTCATATATTTCACCGCAAGGTTTTCTTAAAAATAGTTAGACCAATCCCGATTACCCTACACACAGGTAGAGGCTTAAGTACTATTTAATTAGTTACTTTAATCGAGATGTAATTCCACACATTCTTAAGCAACCCTCCATTCGTAAAAATTAAATTTACTCTATCATACAAATTAAGCTTTTTCAATACCCTTTTTTTATCTGGAAAAATGGAACTCCACCAGGGGGCGTTCCCTAAAAACAAAGTCTGTCTCTTAATCATAAGAAACAGTACCTTGCTCCGTTTTTAAAAAAAGCACACAAAGTCTTAGTTTATAACTTCCTTCATCAATATTATTTTATTTTTACTTCGATTGGTCTTTGTTGTTAACCGCCGCCTGAGCAGCAGCTAAGCGAGCAATCGGCACCCGGAAGGGTGAACACGAAACATAATCCAATCCAACCATGTGGCAGAATTCAATGGAGTTTGGCTCCCCGCCATGCTCCCCGCAGATACCTAAGCCCAGACTAGGATTAGCACCCCGGCCCAGATTTACTCCGATACCGATGAGTTTGCCTACCCCGTCTCGATCGAGTACGACAAAGGGATCCGTTTTCATCAGTTTCTTGTCCAGATAGACGGGTAAGAACTTTCCTTGTGCGTCATCCCGGGACAGCCCCATGGTCATCTGAGTGAGATCATTCGTTCCAAAGGAGAAGAAGTCCGCAACCTTTCCGATTTCATCTGCCAAGAGAGCTGCACGAGGCACTTCAATCATAGTTCCAACATGATAGCTGATTTGGACATTTTGTTCTTGCATAACTTCAGCGGCAGTGTCATCCACTAACTTCCGCATCATAATAAACTCTTCTTTGCCCATAACAAGGGGGATCATGACTTCAGGATGAATTTCATATCCTTCTTTAACCAGCCGGGCACTGGCTTGAAAAATCGCTCGGGCTTGCATAACCGTGATTTCCGGGAAGGAAACCCCTAGGCGACAGCCACGATGACCAAGCATGGGATTTAATTCAGACAAAGCCCGAACATTGCGCAGCAAGGACTCTTTTTCCTGTAAGGTGCCCGAGTCATCCTTGCTCATTCTCAGCTTAGTAATCTCGACAACTAACTCTTCCGAATGGGGCAGGAACTCGTGAAGGGGGGGATCAAGCAAACGTATGGTGACTGGGAATCCCTGCATAGCCTTAAGAATTCCATAGAAATCCTCTTCCTGCATCGGCAAGAGCTTGGCCAGAGCCTCTTCCCGCTCTTCTAAGGATTGGGCCAAAATCATATCTTGCACAATGGGAATCCGCTCAGGATCCATAAACATATGTTCAGTCCTAGTTAACCCAATTCCCACCGCTCCATAATCTCGAGCGTTGGTAGCTTCCGTGGGACTATCGGCATTGGCCATAACTCGCAGTCTGGAAATCTCATCAGCCCAGCTTAAGAATTCTTTAAATCCTTCACTCAGCTCAGGATCCACCATGGATACTTCGCCCTTGATGACTCGTCCGGTAGCTCCATCAATAGACATAATAGTCCCTTGTGGGTAATCAACCCCATCAATAGACACTACACCTTGAGTATAATCTATTTTCAAGGCATCACAGCCGCAAACAGCCGGTTTACCCATATGACGAGACACAACCGCAGCATGACTTGTCATACCTCCGCGACTGGTTAGTATTCCCTGGGCAGCCAAAATACCGCGAATATCATCGGGAGTAGTTTCAGTCCGAACCAAGATTACCTTCTCGCCAAGATTCCCTAAGCGTTCTGCTTCCTCTGCACTCAAAACGATTCTTCCCGAAGCAGCCCCGGGTGAAGCCGGAAGTCCTTTAGCCAGTACATGCAGCTTAACTCCGGTATCCATACGACGATGCAATAAATGTTCCAATTGATCCGGCTCAATTCTCATAACAGCTTCTTCTTTAGTGATAACACCTTCATGGAACAATTCTACTGCCACACGAATAGCTGCTGAGGCAGTTCGTTTGCCATTACGGGTTTGCAGCATGTACAGTTTGCCCCGCTCGATTGTGAACTCAATATCCTGCATATCTCGATAGTGAGCTTCCAGCTTTTTGGAGAAACTCAAGAACTGCTGATAGATCTCCGGGTTTTCCTGAGCCAAGGTGGCGATAGGGTTTGGGGTTCGTATCCCGGCTACCACGTCTTCCCCTTGGGCATTCATTAAATATTCTCCATAGAGCGCACTTTCCCCCGTTGATGGGTTACGGGTAAAGGCCACTCCAGTTCCTGAATCTGAGCCCATATTTCCAAAGACCATGGATTGAACATTGACAGCTGTTCCAATCTCATGGGGGATATTGTTAATTTTACGATAGACATTGGCCCGATCATTATTCCACGAACGGAAAACGGCTAAGACAGCTTGCTGCAGCTGATTTCTTGGCTCCATCGGAAAGGGGCTGCCGGTTTTACGTTCAATCTTTTTCTTATATTCACTGACCATCCATTTGAGACTCTCCGTGGACAGTTCAGAGTCATAACGAACTCCTTGTTTCTCTTTAGCAGTCTCTAAGATCTGTTCAAAATTATAATGCTCTACTTCTAAAACAACGTCGCCAAACATTTGAATAAAACGGCGATAACAATCCCAGGCGAAACGCTCATTTTGCGTATTAGCAGCTAAAGCTTCTACTGTGTCATCATTAAGTCCTAAATTAAGAACGGTATCCATCATCCCAGGCATGGAAAACTTCGCCCCAGACCTGACAGAAACCAGCAGAGGATTTTTCTTATCTCCAAAAACTTTACCGGAAGCCGCTTCAACTTCTGCTAAAGCCGGCCAAACTTGTTCCCAGATCCCCTCGGGAAACTTCTCACCGTTGCTGTAATACTCGTTGCAGGCCTCTGTTGTAATCGTGAATCCCGGAGGTACCGGCAAGCCAATTTGAGTCATCTCCGCTAAATTAGCTCCTTTTCCGCCCAACAAATCGCGCATAGAAGCCTTACCTTCTTGAAATAAATAAACATACTTCTTATTCATTTCGATCCCCCTTAAATAATATCTCTAATATAATGCTGGCTGTCTCCTCTACCGCTTTTCCGGTAGCATCGATAATCGGACAGCCGATACGTCTCATAATACCTCGGGCATACTCTAACTCTTGCATAATCCGGTCCAGGTTGGCATAATCCGCGGAAGCGCCTAAGCCCAGTGTTTTTAAACGCTCTGTTCGGATTTGGTTAAGTAGTTCCGGTCTCAACGTAAGACCAACTATTTTTCGGGATGGAATACTAAAAAGTTCCTCCGGAGGATCAACTTCAGGAACCAAAGGAATATTCGCAGCTTTGAGTCCTTTATGAGCTAAGTACA comes from Desulfosporosinus meridiei DSM 13257 and encodes:
- a CDS encoding sigma-70 family RNA polymerase sigma factor codes for the protein MKINSLEEQITEHAVKYKENHYRLAFSYVKNVDDALDIMQESIYKAISSKNLIENPNYIKTWFYRIVVNTSLDFLRKRRKIDFVDEEVLTSLDFGKADDYGDFDLQKALDNLPDKYRTVVILRYFEDLKIEEIAEVLSENVNTVKTRLYKSLEKLRIKLSDCEEV
- a CDS encoding SDR family oxidoreductase, giving the protein MTHSDENKRVWFITGASKGLGYAFTRSALKAGDRVVAVARTTGKLEKLKEEYQDTLLPLKLDITDRKAVFSTVELAVEHFGRLDVVVNNAGILTLGMIEELSEFDIRNLMETNFFGALWVCQAVMPYLRSQGSGHIVQISSIGAIVSGPMSGIYSASKFALEGMSEALAKEAAHFGIKLTMVEPGGYWTNLYTTMNYSNPLESYGSLREELARQYSEDSVDSDPYLAAEALMKLVDSDNPPLRLILGSMVYDVAIDTFKERIVAWKEWEEVSRAAEKGIPAPEGYGVPEE
- the ppdK gene encoding pyruvate, phosphate dikinase; translation: MNKKYVYLFQEGKASMRDLLGGKGANLAEMTQIGLPVPPGFTITTEACNEYYSNGEKFPEGIWEQVWPALAEVEAASGKVFGDKKNPLLVSVRSGAKFSMPGMMDTVLNLGLNDDTVEALAANTQNERFAWDCYRRFIQMFGDVVLEVEHYNFEQILETAKEKQGVRYDSELSTESLKWMVSEYKKKIERKTGSPFPMEPRNQLQQAVLAVFRSWNNDRANVYRKINNIPHEIGTAVNVQSMVFGNMGSDSGTGVAFTRNPSTGESALYGEYLMNAQGEDVVAGIRTPNPIATLAQENPEIYQQFLSFSKKLEAHYRDMQDIEFTIERGKLYMLQTRNGKRTASAAIRVAVELFHEGVITKEEAVMRIEPDQLEHLLHRRMDTGVKLHVLAKGLPASPGAASGRIVLSAEEAERLGNLGEKVILVRTETTPDDIRGILAAQGILTSRGGMTSHAAVVSRHMGKPAVCGCDALKIDYTQGVVSIDGVDYPQGTIMSIDGATGRVIKGEVSMVDPELSEGFKEFLSWADEISRLRVMANADSPTEATNARDYGAVGIGLTRTEHMFMDPERIPIVQDMILAQSLEEREEALAKLLPMQEEDFYGILKAMQGFPVTIRLLDPPLHEFLPHSEELVVEITKLRMSKDDSGTLQEKESLLRNVRALSELNPMLGHRGCRLGVSFPEITVMQARAIFQASARLVKEGYEIHPEVMIPLVMGKEEFIMMRKLVDDTAAEVMQEQNVQISYHVGTMIEVPRAALLADEIGKVADFFSFGTNDLTQMTMGLSRDDAQGKFLPVYLDKKLMKTDPFVVLDRDGVGKLIGIGVNLGRGANPSLGLGICGEHGGEPNSIEFCHMVGLDYVSCSPFRVPIARLAAAQAAVNNKDQSK
- the rnk gene encoding nucleoside diphosphate kinase regulator; amino-acid sequence: MNRAIDITFKDRDRILKLIEKEKEFGTEKNKGYLKDLEQELKRANIVSSEDIPPNSITMNSKIILKDLDLGEETTYTLVYPGEADLSENKISVLAPIGTAILGFREGDEIDWKVPAGIVKLEVKKIIYQPEAAGNYEL